Proteins from a genomic interval of Syngnathus acus chromosome 4, fSynAcu1.2, whole genome shotgun sequence:
- the fnbp1l gene encoding formin-binding protein 1-like isoform X1: MGWGTELWDQFDNLDKHTQWGIDFLERYAKFVKERLEIEQNYAKQLRNLVKKYWPKRSKDEEPRFTSCLSFYDILNELNDYAGQREVVAEEMGHKVYGTLIRYSQDLKTERKLHLQEGRKAQQYLDHCWKQMDNSKKKFERECKEAEKSQINFERLDNDINATKSEVEKAKAQYNLRTHTVDESKNEYAAQLQNFNAEQWKHFNNAIPHIFKNLQAMDERRTVKLGETYRTFAEAERRVIPIISKCLEGMVTAAKAVDERRDSGIVVESFKSGFEPPGDFPFEDYSQNLSRTGSEGAISSNTPKGERDGAPGPRPDPKHSISKAKNKLWLFGKKPKSPSSSPPPPPLSSSWPRPSSQLTPNRFSAERVNQYLSDIKTTVPRIPQNLKGLRRGAPSVEDFSHLPPEQRRKRLQQKIDELNNKLQIEMDQRDALNKMKDVYEKTPPMGDPNSLQPKISETIFNMEKLRSEIHKHEAWLAEVEAKQASKDRRHSADNHHPTPQGRESPEGSYTEDAAQEQHAPHQRSGPVQPSGDPHEFDDEFDDDDPLPVIGHCKALYSFDGQNEGTLVMAEDEVLYIIEEDKGDGWTRARKQSGQEGYVPTTYVEITMEKNCKGAVTYI, translated from the exons GACCAGTTCGATAATCTGGACAAGCACACTCAATGGGGGATCGACTTCCTGGAGCGTTACGCCAAGTTTGTCAAGGAACGGTTGGAAATTGAGCAAAATTATGCGAAGCAGCTGag GAACTTGGTCAAGAAATATTGGCCAAAGCGCTCCAAAGATGAGGAACCCAG GTTCACGTCGTGTCTGTCCTTTTACGACATCCTGAACGAGCTGAATGACTACGCGGGCCAGAGGGAGGTGGTGGCCGAGGAGATGGGCCACAAGGTCTACGGAACGCTCATTAGATACAGCCAGGACCTGAAAACCGAGAGAAAACTG CATCTGCAGGAGGGCAGGAAGGCCCAGCAGTATTTGGATCACTGCTGGAAACAGATGGACAAC AGTAAGAAGAAGTTTGAAAGAGAATGCAAGGAAGCAGAGAAATCCCAAATAAATTTTGAGAGATTAGACAACGACATCAATGCCACAAAATCCGAAGTTGAGAAG GCCAAAGCGCAATATAACCTGCGCACTCACACGGTCGACGAGAGCAAAAACGAGTACGCTGCCCAACTGCAGAACTTCAACGCCGAGCAGTGGAAACATTTCAACAATGCCATCCCACACATCTTCAAG AATCTGCAAGCGATGGATGAGCGGCGAACGGTGAAGCTCGGCGAGACGTACCGAACCTTTGCAGAAGCGGAACGAAGAGTCATTCCCATCATCTCCAAGTGCTTAGAAGGAATGGTTACGGCAGCCAAAGCTGTTGATGAGCGAAGG GATTCCGGCATCGTCGTGGAGTCCTTCAAGTCTGGTTTTGAGCCTCCGGGCGACTTCCCCTTTGAAGACTACAGTCAGAATCTCAGTCGAACCGGCTCCGAGGGGGccatcagcagcaacacgCCCAAAGGAGAGCGAGACGGCGCCCCCGGGCCGCGACCGGACCCAAAACACTCAATCAGCAAAGCCAAGAACAAACTCTGGCTCTTTGGGAAGAAACCAAAG TCCCCTTCTtcctccccccctccacctCCTTTGTCCTCCTCCTGGCCACGGCCGAGCTCGCAATTGACTCCCAATCGGTTCAGTGCTGAACGAGTGAACCAGTATCTGTCCGACATAAAGACCACAGTCCCCAGAATCCCCCAGAACTTGAAGGGTCTCAGAAGAGGG GCTCCATCGGTGGAGGACTTCAGCCACTTGCCCCCCGAGCAGAGGAGGAAGCGCTTGCAGCAGAAAATTGATGAGCTCAACAACAAGCTCCAAATTGAGATGGATCAGAG GGACGCCctgaacaaaatgaaagacGTGTATGAGAAAACTCCACCAATGGGCGACCCCAACAGCTTGCAGCCCAAAATATCCGAGACCATATTCAACATGGAAAAGCTCCGCTCGGAAATTCACAAACATGAG GCTTGGTTGGCCGAGGTGGAGGCCAAGCAGGCCTCCAAGGACAGGAGACATAGCGCCGACAACCACCATCCCACCCCCCAAGGCAGAGAGAG CCCTGAAGGCAGTTACACGGAAGACGCCGCCCAGGAGCAGCACGCGCCCCATCAACGCTCCGGTCCCGTGCAGCCCAGCGGCGACCCGCACGAGTTTGACGACGAATTTGATGACGACGACCCGCTGCCCGTCATCGGACACTGCAAAGCTTTGTACTCTTTTGACG gtcAGAATGAGGGAACCCTGGTAATGGCTGAAGATGAG GTTTTGTACATCATCGAGGAAGACAAAGGCGACGGATGGACACGGGCGAGGAAGCAGAGCGGGCAAGAGGGCTACGTACCCACCACCTATGTGGAAATCACCATGGAGAAGAACTGCAAAGGTGCCGTCACCTACATCTGA
- the fnbp1l gene encoding formin-binding protein 1-like isoform X2 — MGWGTELWDQFDNLDKHTQWGIDFLERYAKFVKERLEIEQNYAKQLRNLVKKYWPKRSKDEEPRFTSCLSFYDILNELNDYAGQREVVAEEMGHKVYGTLIRYSQDLKTERKLHLQEGRKAQQYLDHCWKQMDNSKKKFERECKEAEKSQINFERLDNDINATKSEVEKAKAQYNLRTHTVDESKNEYAAQLQNFNAEQWKHFNNAIPHIFKNLQAMDERRTVKLGETYRTFAEAERRVIPIISKCLEGMVTAAKAVDERRDSGIVVESFKSGFEPPGDFPFEDYSQNLSRTGSEGAISSNTPKGERDGAPGPRPDPKHSISKAKNKLWLFGKKPKSPSSSPPPPPLSSSWPRPSSQLTPNRFSAERVNQYLSDIKTTVPRIPQNLKGLRRGAPSVEDFSHLPPEQRRKRLQQKIDELNNKLQIEMDQRDALNKMKDVYEKTPPMGDPNSLQPKISETIFNMEKLRSEIHKHEAWLAEVEAKQASKDRRHSADNHHPTPQGRESPEGSYTEDAAQEQHAPHQRSGPVQPSGDPHEFDDEFDDDDPLPVIGHCKALYSFDGQNEGTLVMAEDEVLYIIEEDKGDGWTRARKQSGQEGYVPTTYVEITMEKNCKGS; from the exons GACCAGTTCGATAATCTGGACAAGCACACTCAATGGGGGATCGACTTCCTGGAGCGTTACGCCAAGTTTGTCAAGGAACGGTTGGAAATTGAGCAAAATTATGCGAAGCAGCTGag GAACTTGGTCAAGAAATATTGGCCAAAGCGCTCCAAAGATGAGGAACCCAG GTTCACGTCGTGTCTGTCCTTTTACGACATCCTGAACGAGCTGAATGACTACGCGGGCCAGAGGGAGGTGGTGGCCGAGGAGATGGGCCACAAGGTCTACGGAACGCTCATTAGATACAGCCAGGACCTGAAAACCGAGAGAAAACTG CATCTGCAGGAGGGCAGGAAGGCCCAGCAGTATTTGGATCACTGCTGGAAACAGATGGACAAC AGTAAGAAGAAGTTTGAAAGAGAATGCAAGGAAGCAGAGAAATCCCAAATAAATTTTGAGAGATTAGACAACGACATCAATGCCACAAAATCCGAAGTTGAGAAG GCCAAAGCGCAATATAACCTGCGCACTCACACGGTCGACGAGAGCAAAAACGAGTACGCTGCCCAACTGCAGAACTTCAACGCCGAGCAGTGGAAACATTTCAACAATGCCATCCCACACATCTTCAAG AATCTGCAAGCGATGGATGAGCGGCGAACGGTGAAGCTCGGCGAGACGTACCGAACCTTTGCAGAAGCGGAACGAAGAGTCATTCCCATCATCTCCAAGTGCTTAGAAGGAATGGTTACGGCAGCCAAAGCTGTTGATGAGCGAAGG GATTCCGGCATCGTCGTGGAGTCCTTCAAGTCTGGTTTTGAGCCTCCGGGCGACTTCCCCTTTGAAGACTACAGTCAGAATCTCAGTCGAACCGGCTCCGAGGGGGccatcagcagcaacacgCCCAAAGGAGAGCGAGACGGCGCCCCCGGGCCGCGACCGGACCCAAAACACTCAATCAGCAAAGCCAAGAACAAACTCTGGCTCTTTGGGAAGAAACCAAAG TCCCCTTCTtcctccccccctccacctCCTTTGTCCTCCTCCTGGCCACGGCCGAGCTCGCAATTGACTCCCAATCGGTTCAGTGCTGAACGAGTGAACCAGTATCTGTCCGACATAAAGACCACAGTCCCCAGAATCCCCCAGAACTTGAAGGGTCTCAGAAGAGGG GCTCCATCGGTGGAGGACTTCAGCCACTTGCCCCCCGAGCAGAGGAGGAAGCGCTTGCAGCAGAAAATTGATGAGCTCAACAACAAGCTCCAAATTGAGATGGATCAGAG GGACGCCctgaacaaaatgaaagacGTGTATGAGAAAACTCCACCAATGGGCGACCCCAACAGCTTGCAGCCCAAAATATCCGAGACCATATTCAACATGGAAAAGCTCCGCTCGGAAATTCACAAACATGAG GCTTGGTTGGCCGAGGTGGAGGCCAAGCAGGCCTCCAAGGACAGGAGACATAGCGCCGACAACCACCATCCCACCCCCCAAGGCAGAGAGAG CCCTGAAGGCAGTTACACGGAAGACGCCGCCCAGGAGCAGCACGCGCCCCATCAACGCTCCGGTCCCGTGCAGCCCAGCGGCGACCCGCACGAGTTTGACGACGAATTTGATGACGACGACCCGCTGCCCGTCATCGGACACTGCAAAGCTTTGTACTCTTTTGACG gtcAGAATGAGGGAACCCTGGTAATGGCTGAAGATGAG GTTTTGTACATCATCGAGGAAGACAAAGGCGACGGATGGACACGGGCGAGGAAGCAGAGCGGGCAAGAGGGCTACGTACCCACCACCTATGTGGAAATCACCATGGAGAAGAACTGCAAAG GTTCCTGA
- the fnbp1l gene encoding formin-binding protein 1-like isoform X3, with the protein MGWGTELWDQFDNLDKHTQWGIDFLERYAKFVKERLEIEQNYAKQLRNLVKKYWPKRSKDEEPRFTSCLSFYDILNELNDYAGQREVVAEEMGHKVYGTLIRYSQDLKTERKLHLQEGRKAQQYLDHCWKQMDNSKKKFERECKEAEKSQINFERLDNDINATKSEVEKAKAQYNLRTHTVDESKNEYAAQLQNFNAEQWKHFNNAIPHIFKNLQAMDERRTVKLGETYRTFAEAERRVIPIISKCLEGMVTAAKAVDERRDSGIVVESFKSGFEPPGDFPFEDYSQNLSRTGSEGAISSNTPKGERDGAPGPRPDPKHSISKAKNKLWLFGKKPKAPSVEDFSHLPPEQRRKRLQQKIDELNNKLQIEMDQRDALNKMKDVYEKTPPMGDPNSLQPKISETIFNMEKLRSEIHKHEAWLAEVEAKQASKDRRHSADNHHPTPQGRESPEGSYTEDAAQEQHAPHQRSGPVQPSGDPHEFDDEFDDDDPLPVIGHCKALYSFDGQNEGTLVMAEDEVLYIIEEDKGDGWTRARKQSGQEGYVPTTYVEITMEKNCKGAVTYI; encoded by the exons GACCAGTTCGATAATCTGGACAAGCACACTCAATGGGGGATCGACTTCCTGGAGCGTTACGCCAAGTTTGTCAAGGAACGGTTGGAAATTGAGCAAAATTATGCGAAGCAGCTGag GAACTTGGTCAAGAAATATTGGCCAAAGCGCTCCAAAGATGAGGAACCCAG GTTCACGTCGTGTCTGTCCTTTTACGACATCCTGAACGAGCTGAATGACTACGCGGGCCAGAGGGAGGTGGTGGCCGAGGAGATGGGCCACAAGGTCTACGGAACGCTCATTAGATACAGCCAGGACCTGAAAACCGAGAGAAAACTG CATCTGCAGGAGGGCAGGAAGGCCCAGCAGTATTTGGATCACTGCTGGAAACAGATGGACAAC AGTAAGAAGAAGTTTGAAAGAGAATGCAAGGAAGCAGAGAAATCCCAAATAAATTTTGAGAGATTAGACAACGACATCAATGCCACAAAATCCGAAGTTGAGAAG GCCAAAGCGCAATATAACCTGCGCACTCACACGGTCGACGAGAGCAAAAACGAGTACGCTGCCCAACTGCAGAACTTCAACGCCGAGCAGTGGAAACATTTCAACAATGCCATCCCACACATCTTCAAG AATCTGCAAGCGATGGATGAGCGGCGAACGGTGAAGCTCGGCGAGACGTACCGAACCTTTGCAGAAGCGGAACGAAGAGTCATTCCCATCATCTCCAAGTGCTTAGAAGGAATGGTTACGGCAGCCAAAGCTGTTGATGAGCGAAGG GATTCCGGCATCGTCGTGGAGTCCTTCAAGTCTGGTTTTGAGCCTCCGGGCGACTTCCCCTTTGAAGACTACAGTCAGAATCTCAGTCGAACCGGCTCCGAGGGGGccatcagcagcaacacgCCCAAAGGAGAGCGAGACGGCGCCCCCGGGCCGCGACCGGACCCAAAACACTCAATCAGCAAAGCCAAGAACAAACTCTGGCTCTTTGGGAAGAAACCAAAG GCTCCATCGGTGGAGGACTTCAGCCACTTGCCCCCCGAGCAGAGGAGGAAGCGCTTGCAGCAGAAAATTGATGAGCTCAACAACAAGCTCCAAATTGAGATGGATCAGAG GGACGCCctgaacaaaatgaaagacGTGTATGAGAAAACTCCACCAATGGGCGACCCCAACAGCTTGCAGCCCAAAATATCCGAGACCATATTCAACATGGAAAAGCTCCGCTCGGAAATTCACAAACATGAG GCTTGGTTGGCCGAGGTGGAGGCCAAGCAGGCCTCCAAGGACAGGAGACATAGCGCCGACAACCACCATCCCACCCCCCAAGGCAGAGAGAG CCCTGAAGGCAGTTACACGGAAGACGCCGCCCAGGAGCAGCACGCGCCCCATCAACGCTCCGGTCCCGTGCAGCCCAGCGGCGACCCGCACGAGTTTGACGACGAATTTGATGACGACGACCCGCTGCCCGTCATCGGACACTGCAAAGCTTTGTACTCTTTTGACG gtcAGAATGAGGGAACCCTGGTAATGGCTGAAGATGAG GTTTTGTACATCATCGAGGAAGACAAAGGCGACGGATGGACACGGGCGAGGAAGCAGAGCGGGCAAGAGGGCTACGTACCCACCACCTATGTGGAAATCACCATGGAGAAGAACTGCAAAGGTGCCGTCACCTACATCTGA